The Clostridiisalibacter paucivorans DSM 22131 genome has a segment encoding these proteins:
- a CDS encoding nitroreductase family protein, translated as MDSISTGRSIGEYSGKRVSDDLVKKLLQSAIASSSAGNRQPWEFIVVRDRNRLIEITQVHQYSQMLKEADVAIMICGDESREKDDGYWIQDCATITENILIAAEELGLGAVWLGVYPNEDRVESIKNIFNIPQSVIPLAIVSIGYHVEDKEPASRYIEDKIHYDIW; from the coding sequence ATGGATAGTATTTCAACCGGGAGGAGTATAGGAGAATACAGTGGGAAAAGGGTGTCTGATGATTTAGTAAAAAAACTGTTACAGTCTGCAATTGCATCATCTTCAGCTGGTAATAGACAGCCATGGGAATTTATAGTGGTTAGAGATAGGAATAGACTTATAGAAATAACACAAGTACATCAGTATTCTCAGATGTTGAAAGAGGCTGATGTAGCTATTATGATATGTGGAGATGAGTCTAGAGAGAAAGATGATGGGTATTGGATACAAGATTGTGCCACAATAACAGAAAATATTCTTATAGCTGCTGAAGAGTTAGGATTAGGGGCAGTTTGGTTAGGAGTATATCCAAATGAAGATAGAGTTGAATCTATAAAGAATATATTCAATATTCCCCAATCAGTAATACCATTGGCTATAGTTTCAATTGGATATCATGTAGAAGATAAAGAACCTGCTAGTAGATATATAGAAGATAAAATACATTATGATATTTGGTAA
- a CDS encoding sensor histidine kinase: MVTILGVRLNNKNRFISIRWKLVSTYLLLILIFVVIVNIFITRTLLNLYIEQKEKDTLINANILSNRVKFFLNADEGSSFFLRDVLKNQIDNFSKEIGSRIIVVDDKKVVKGDSNEKLINKRLNYEEIDIALSGDTKVNTYEFNDSGPMMYIGDPIMVDNKVVGATLVLTSLRDEYNRVREIRQAINMVSLVTMSIILIISYWFASIFSKPITRFTTAINKMAQGDLGQRVEINTNDEFSQLANAFNVMTIKLDQVDTQRKDFVANVSHELRTPLSSIKLLSESLLHQNETNVEIYRDFLEDIDSEIDRLNNIIDDLLMLVDLDKEKLTLNYKITYINFMLEKLISRLKPLADEKNISIKYIQKEKIQIKVDSEKLQQAIINIAHNAIKYTPEGGKIKISLYSKDKYVVIEIKDNGIGIPKESLPNIFERFYRVDKARTRNTGGTGLGLPIANQIISLHQGLIDVDSEMGKGTIFHIRIPYNM; encoded by the coding sequence AGTTAATATATTTATCACTAGAACTCTTCTTAACCTTTATATTGAGCAAAAAGAAAAGGATACGTTAATAAATGCCAATATTCTTTCCAATAGAGTAAAATTCTTTTTGAATGCTGATGAAGGAAGTAGTTTTTTTCTTAGAGATGTATTAAAAAATCAAATTGATAATTTTAGTAAAGAAATAGGTTCTAGAATAATTGTTGTAGATGATAAAAAAGTGGTAAAAGGAGATTCAAATGAAAAATTGATTAATAAAAGGTTGAATTATGAAGAGATAGATATTGCCCTTTCTGGTGATACAAAGGTGAATACATATGAATTTAATGACTCTGGTCCGATGATGTATATAGGAGACCCTATAATGGTTGATAATAAAGTTGTAGGGGCTACATTGGTACTGACATCCCTTAGAGATGAATATAATCGAGTTAGAGAAATCAGACAGGCAATCAATATGGTTTCCTTAGTGACTATGTCTATAATACTTATAATAAGCTATTGGTTTGCATCTATATTTTCAAAACCTATTACAAGATTTACTACTGCTATAAATAAAATGGCTCAAGGAGATTTAGGTCAAAGGGTAGAAATAAATACAAATGATGAATTCAGTCAATTGGCCAATGCCTTTAATGTCATGACTATAAAATTGGACCAAGTTGACACTCAAAGAAAGGATTTTGTAGCCAATGTGTCCCATGAACTTAGGACACCTCTAAGTTCTATTAAATTATTATCAGAGTCTTTATTACATCAGAATGAAACCAATGTGGAAATCTATAGAGATTTTCTGGAAGATATAGATTCAGAAATAGACCGCTTAAACAATATAATAGATGATCTATTGATGTTAGTGGATTTGGATAAAGAAAAGCTAACATTAAATTATAAAATAACTTATATTAATTTTATGTTGGAAAAATTGATATCCAGACTAAAGCCTTTGGCAGATGAAAAAAATATCAGCATAAAATATATTCAGAAAGAAAAAATACAAATTAAAGTGGATTCAGAAAAATTGCAACAGGCCATAATAAATATAGCCCATAATGCAATAAAGTATACTCCAGAAGGAGGAAAGATAAAGATTAGCTTATATTCTAAAGATAAGTATGTAGTTATAGAGATTAAAGATAATGGAATAGGTATCCCAAAAGAAAGTTTACCGAATATATTTGAGAGATTCTATAGGGTAGATAAAGCTAGAACCAGAAATACTGGAGGAACAGGACTAGGGCTTCCCATAGCGAATCAGATAATTTCTTTACATCAAGGGCTAATAGATGTAGATAGTGAAATGGGGAAAGGCACTATATTTCATATAAGAATTCCATATAATATGTAA